ATCAGCGAATTCATTTCTGCAGTGAGCGAGTTCGCCAGGTTCTGTTCGTGCAGCAACATCGTTTGCGAATCGGCAAGGCGCGCTTTCATTTTATAAATAGAACCGAGGTCGCCCATTCCCGCTCCCATTTGTTTTTCGCTGAGGTCAATCATTTTATTCATCAGCGCAATGTTGTTTTTGATAATCTGAATTTTTTTCTCCGCGACATATCTTTCAAAATATTTTTCTTTCGCCTGAGCGAATAATATATTTTTCAGGTACTCATATTCATTTTGTTTTATTGGAGCGAATGACTTCAGATAATTTTCTTTTGCGCGCACGCGTTTCCCATTCGGAAACCATTGTTCTCCGAAAACCATCGGCTCAAACGTGTTCGTGTTAAAATCATACGAGTTGGCGCTTTTCCCGATTTCAAATCCCGTCACAGCCGGATTCCATTGCTTCGCAGTATTCACCATTTCAGTCGCGGAATTTATTTTGTTCGCATAGGAAAGAAGCGCGGGATTATTTTTCTCTATTCGCGAAAGAACGGAATCCAGCGGAAAAGTTTGTCCAAAGGAGAAACAAGACAATAAGCAAAGGACAGCCAATAACAAATGACAAACAATCGAACAATCGAACAATCGAATGACGAATGAATATAAATTCGGATGTTCGTAAATCGAATGTTCGAATGTTCGTACTTCTGTATTCCTGTTTTTCATTTTGTCAATGTTTAATTGCCGATTCAACCATATCCATCTTTCCGAATTTATTTAACTCGTAGCGTTTCACCATTTCAAACACAACAGGCGTGATGAGCAAAACAAAAACTGAAGAAGAAAAAACTCCGCCAATCATCGGCAGTACAATCGGAACCATCACATCGCTGCCCACTCCGTGCGACCAGAGAATGGGGATTAATCCGAGAAGCATCACTGCAACGGTCATCATTTTCGGTCGTAACCGTTGCGCTGCTCCGCGATAAACATATTCGCGCAAGTCGTCATCAGAAATTGTTTCGCGGGAATTTCCTTTCGCACGCACGAGCTCGTGCATTGATTCGTGCAGATAAATTATCATGAAAATACTTGTCTGCACTGCGATTCCGAACAGCGCAATAAAACCAACCGCAACTGCAACGGATAAATTCACGTGATAAAAATAAATGAGATAAACTCCGCCCACGAGCGCAAACGGAATGGTGATGAAACCGAAAAACGCTTCGCGCACGGATTTGTAAACCATATACAGCACGAGAAAAATTATAAGCAGGACAATAGGGCAAATTATTTTCAGCGTGTTCACCGCGCGGATTTCATTTTCCCATTGCCCGCTCCAGTCAATGAAATATCCTTTTGGAAGTTTTTTTATTGTCTCGTCAATTTTTTTCTGCGCGTCTGTCACCGTGCTTCCCAAATCTCTTCCGCGAACGTTGAAGAGAACAGTTCCTCTTAGCAAAGAATTTTCAGATTGAATCATTGGCGGACCATCGCTGAGATAAACTTCTGCGACTGCCGAAAGAGGAATCGGTCCGTAGTCCATCGTTTGCACAGGCGTGCGTTTGATTTCATCGATGGAACTCCGGTAGTTCTGTGCGAGGCGCGCGTTCACAGAAAATCTTTGGCGGCCTTCAATTGTTGTTGTGAGATTCATTCCTCCAAGCGCGGATTCAATTACCATATTCACATCGTTCACGCTCAAACCGTATCTTCCGATTTCATCTTTTTTAATTTGTATATCCAGATATTTTCCCCCGAGAATCGGCTCGGCATATAAATCTTTCACGCCATCCATTCCGGTGAGCGCACGTTTCACTCCCTGCGCGATTTTGTTCAGCGTGTCCAAATTATCTCCGAGAATTTTTACTCCGACATCCGTTCTTATTCCTGTTGAAAGCATATTGATGCGGTTGATAATCGGCTGTGTCCATCCGTTCACCGTTCCGGGAATTTGAAGTTTTGCATTGAGTTCATTGATGATGTCGTCTTTTGAAATTCCTTCTCTCCATTCTGATTTTGGTTTCAGCAGAATAATTGTTTCAATCATACTGATGGGAGAATTATCTGTCGCAGTTGAAGCGCGACCTGCTTTTCCTAAAACATTTTTTACTTCGGGAACAGTTTTAATTAATTTATCCTGCACCTGCAAAATTCTTTTCACTTCTGAGTTGGAAACATCGGGAAACGTGACGGGCATAAATAAAATACTTCCTTCATCGAGTGGCGGCATAAATTCTGTTCCCATCTGCATCATCATCGGAATAGAAATCAGGAGCGAAATAATTCCGATTCCTATAGTTGTTTTTCTCCAGCGCAAACACCAGTGGATGACAGGCGAATAAATTTTCAGGAGAATTCTGTTCACAGGATTTTGATTTTCGTGGCGAAATTTTTTGCCTTTCAGGAAGAAAGAAGCAAGCACAGGCACGAGCGTGATGGCGATGAACGCATCAATGAGGAGAATGAAAGTTTTTGTCCACGCGAGCGGAGAAAATAATTTTCCTTCCTGTCCCGTGAGCATAAACACAGGAAGAAAAGATGTCACAATAATAATAGTAGAGTAGAACGCGCCCTTACCGATTTGCTGGCACGCCTGCTCAATAATATTGAGACGATTCTGCTCTGCTATTTTTTTCTCTTCGTTCATCAGAAAATTATTTCTTTTCCTTTTTCTCTAAATCCATATCACACTTTGAACACTTGCCGGGCTTATCAGAAATCACTTCGGGATGCATTTCGCATTGATAATAGGCATCACCTGTTTTCATTTTTGTTGTATCAAGGGCTTCCGATTGTTCCTTGCCGGTTGATGAATTTTTGCAGGCAATGATTGTCATTGCAACTGCAAAAGAGAGTAAGAGAATTAGTTTTTTCATTTTGATTTTATTTTATTAAGTTGATTTTTTATTTTGTTCATCTGCCAAATGCCTGTATGCATTTTCCACCATCATAATTCCATCGTCAACCACAACGCCAATCGCCAGCGCAATTCCTGTGATGGACATAATGTTTGAAGAAATTCCAAAAGCGTTCAGCAAAATAAAACTTGCCGCTATGGAAACCGGAATCTGGATGATGATGACGAATGCGCTTCGCGCGTGAAAAAGAAAAAGCAAAACGATGAGTGAAACGACAATCATTTCCTCTATGATTGTTTTTCTCACGGAAGAAATGGATGCTTCAATCAGTTCGCTTCGGTCATACGCCACTTTGAATTTTATTCCTTCGGGCAAACCTTTTTCTATGTCTTTAACTTTTTCTTTTACTCTGCGAATTACTTCATCGGCATTTTCTCCATAGCGCATCACGATGATTCCTCCCACTTTTTCTCCGTCACCGTTCTCATCAAAAATTCCGAGGCGAAGTTCTCCGCCCATCTGAATTCCGGATGAAACCATTTCCAAAGTAATCGGAGTTGTGCCATCTCTTCCCACGGGAATATTTTTTACTTCGTCAATATTTTTTATATAGCCAAGCCCGCGCACAATGTAACCGATGTCGCTCATCTCAAATTTTCTTCCGCCCACATCATTGTTATTTGCGCGAACGGCTTTCAAAACATCCATCAAAGAAATA
The sequence above is a segment of the Bacteroidota bacterium genome. Coding sequences within it:
- a CDS encoding efflux RND transporter permease subunit; the encoded protein is MVKYLISFSFRNRWFVLLVSAGLFGWGIYSVQKNPVDAIPDLSENQVIVFTEWMGRSPQVIEDQVTYPLVSNLQSIPKIKNVRGTSMFGMSFVYVIFDDDVDIYWARTRVLEKLNYAQRLLPEGVTPTLGPDGTGVGHIYWYTLDAPGYDLGELRALQDWYIKYGLQTVKGVAEVASFGGFQKQYQINIDPHKLTYYNISLMDVLKAVRANNNDVGGRKFEMSDIGYIVRGLGYIKNIDEVKNIPVGRDGTTPITLEMVSSGIQMGGELRLGIFDENGDGEKVGGIIVMRYGENADEVIRRVKEKVKDIEKGLPEGIKFKVAYDRSELIEASISSVRKTIIEEMIVVSLIVLLFLFHARSAFVIIIQIPVSIAASFILLNAFGISSNIMSITGIALAIGVVVDDGIMMVENAYRHLADEQNKKST
- a CDS encoding efflux RND transporter permease subunit, with the protein product MNEEKKIAEQNRLNIIEQACQQIGKGAFYSTIIIVTSFLPVFMLTGQEGKLFSPLAWTKTFILLIDAFIAITLVPVLASFFLKGKKFRHENQNPVNRILLKIYSPVIHWCLRWRKTTIGIGIISLLISIPMMMQMGTEFMPPLDEGSILFMPVTFPDVSNSEVKRILQVQDKLIKTVPEVKNVLGKAGRASTATDNSPISMIETIILLKPKSEWREGISKDDIINELNAKLQIPGTVNGWTQPIINRINMLSTGIRTDVGVKILGDNLDTLNKIAQGVKRALTGMDGVKDLYAEPILGGKYLDIQIKKDEIGRYGLSVNDVNMVIESALGGMNLTTTIEGRQRFSVNARLAQNYRSSIDEIKRTPVQTMDYGPIPLSAVAEVYLSDGPPMIQSENSLLRGTVLFNVRGRDLGSTVTDAQKKIDETIKKLPKGYFIDWSGQWENEIRAVNTLKIICPIVLLIIFLVLYMVYKSVREAFFGFITIPFALVGGVYLIYFYHVNLSVAVAVGFIALFGIAVQTSIFMIIYLHESMHELVRAKGNSRETISDDDLREYVYRGAAQRLRPKMMTVAVMLLGLIPILWSHGVGSDVMVPIVLPMIGGVFSSSVFVLLITPVVFEMVKRYELNKFGKMDMVESAIKH
- a CDS encoding TolC family protein; this translates as MKNRNTEVRTFEHSIYEHPNLYSFVIRLFDCSIVCHLLLAVLCLLSCFSFGQTFPLDSVLSRIEKNNPALLSYANKINSATEMVNTAKQWNPAVTGFEIGKSANSYDFNTNTFEPMVFGEQWFPNGKRVRAKENYLKSFAPIKQNEYEYLKNILFAQAKEKYFERYVAEKKIQIIKNNIALMNKMIDLSEKQMGAGMGDLGSIYKMKARLADSQTMLLHEQNLANSLTAEMNSLMFSDLSQQFLLDTNNLIKNYKGVKFLSVKDSLEKKRSDIQKMNSEISSMKLNQTLASLQGKPTYGVRLEHTTSFGSSAMYDAMFQMSIPIFAKSKNWYKSEAKSMGFEISAMEQDKQAMLNMANNMVNVLLLALNTEYAETENYTKNVLPAYKKSFDANLLAYSQNTGDLMKVILALDDLQMGQMKYLEHLGILLKAQADYEKEMQIR